TTCGACAAGGCGACCCGGATCTACCCGGGTTCCGAGAAGCCCGCCGTAGACGGACTCGAGATCGAGATCGAGGACGGGGAGTTCCTCGTTCTGGTCGGTCCCTCCGGCTGTGGCAAGTCCACCTCGCTCCGGATGCTCGCGGGGCTCGAGGACGTCAACGCCGGCGCCATCCGCATCGGTGACCGCGACGTCACGCACCTGCCGCCGAAGGACCGGGACATCGCCATGGTGTTCCAGAACTACGCGCTGTACCCGCACATGACCGTCGCCGACAACATGGGCTTCGCGCTCAAGATCGCCGGCGTCAACAAGGCCGAGATCCGCCAGAAGGTGGAGGACGCGGCGAAGATCCTCGACCTCACGGACTACCTCGGCCGCAAGCCGAAGGCCCTCTCCGGCGGTCAGCGCCAGCGCGTCGCGATGGGCCGCGCCATCGTGCGTGAGCCCCAGGTCTTCCTCATGGACGAGCCGCTGTCGAACCTCGACGCCAAGCTCCGTGTGTCCACCCGTACGCAGATCGCCTCGCTCCAGCGCCGCCTCGGCATCACCACCGTCTACGTCACCCACGACCAGGTCGAGGCCATGACGATGGGCGACCGCGTGGCCGTACTGAAGGACGGTCTGCTCCAGCAGGTCGACTCGCCGCGCAACATGTACGACCGCCCCAAGAACCTCTTCGTCGCCGGCTTCATCGGCTCCCCCGCCATGAACCTGATCGAGGTCCCGATCACCGACGGCGGCGTGAAGTTCGGCAACTCGGTCGTCCCCGTCAACCGCGAGGCGCTCAAGGCCGCCACCGACAAGGGTGACCGCACGGTCACCGTCGGCGTGCGCCCCGAGCACTTCGACATCGACGAGCACAACGGCGAGGCCGCGAAGACCCTCACCAAGGACACCGAGGACGCCCCGGCCGGTCTCGCCGTCTCCGTGAACGTCGTCGAGGAGCTGGGCGCCGACGGTTACGTCTACGGCAGCGCCAAGGTCGACGACAACCTCACGGACCTGGTCGTCCGCGTCAGCGGCCGCTCGGTGCCGGAGAAGGGCGCCACGCTCCACGTGGTCCCGCGTCCGGGTGAGATCCACGTGTTCTCGACCTCCACGGGCGAGCGCCTCACCGACTGACCAGGCATCACCGGCCGACCAGGCATCACCGGCCGGTCGGATCTCACCGACTGGTCAAACGTTCCCAGGAAGGGCCCCGCGGTTCGCCGCGGGGCCCTTCCTGTTGCCCGCGGACGCCCGACCGTGTCGACAAATACCCCGGCAGAGCGGTCATTTCGAGCAGCGTTCGTCAACCCCCTACCCAATCCGAGGCACCAATCCATCCCCCGAATTGGTGACTAAATGTCGCCAAATCATTACCGGACGCTACCCTCACACGCGTGAAGCACTCCAATAACCAACAGCCGCGACGCGGCCGGGGCCCCGCCCGCCGGGTCGGCCGCACGCTCGCCCTCGTCCTGCCCGTCGTCATGGTGCTCTCCGGGACCCTCGCGGTCACCCGGGTCAACTGGTCGGGGAGCCCCTCCAGCTCGATGCTCACCGCGACGGACGTCACGGCGGCCGGAGCCTCCTCGCGGGCCGCCGCACGCGCCCCGCAGGACATCCTGCGCGACCAGCTCATGACCGAGCTCCAGGACAAGAACCCCGGCGTCGTCCTGACGCACCTCCAGGAGGCGGTGAACGGCCACCCGTCGCTCGCCACGCACTGCACCTCCATCGCCCGCGCACTGGGCCGCGCCGCGGTCCGTATCTACGGCGCCGCACGCGCCCAGTCCTACGCCCGCCCCGTGTGCGACACCTCGTTCGCCTCCGGGGTCATGGCCGCGCACAGCTGACCGGAGCCGGTGCCCGGAGTAGGAGGTCGGTAACGGCTGATTAAGGAACGGTTGCAGCCGAAAGATGCGGTGGGGCCGCCACGTACAGTTCGGGTCATGACCGATCCGAACGCCACGTCGCGCCCCACCCAAGCCGTGATCCTGGCCGGTGGCCAGGGATCCCGGCTGCGCCCGTACACCGACGACCGGCCCAAGCCGATGGTCGAGATCCCCGGCACGGGGACGCCGATCATCGGCCATCAGCTCGTCTGGCTCGCCGAGGAGGGCGTCACCGACGTCGTCGTCAGCTGCGGGCATCTCGCCGAGGTGCTGCAGGACTGGCTGAAGTCGGCCGATCTGCCGGTCGAGGTGACCACGGTCGTCGAGACGGAGCCGCTGGGGCGTGGTGGCGGGCTCAAGTACGCCGCCGCGCATCTGCCGCGGCCGGACAGCGCGTGGTACGCCACGAACGGGGACATCTGGACCCGGTTCTCGCTGCGGGACATGGCCGACTTCCACACCGAGCGCGATGCTGTCGCCACGATCGCGTTGGCTCGGCCGCGGATTCCTTGGGGGGCCGTGCAGACCGACGGGTTCGGGCGCGTTACGGACTTCATCGAGTCGCCGCCCACGCAGTACGCGATCAACGCGGGGGTGTACGTCTTCTCGCCCGAGTTCGCCGGGTTGTTGCCGGAGCGGGGGGATCACGAGCGGACGACGTTCCCTCACCTTGCGCGTGAGCGGCGGTTGGCCGGGTTCCCGATTCCTCAAGGGGCTTACTGGCGAGCCATCGACACTGCCAAGGATCTCCGGGAAGCCGCCAAAGAGCTTGCTGCGCTTGGTCGTTGAGTGCGGCGCCGTCGTGGCTGGTCGCGCAGTTCCCCGCGCCCCTAAAAGGCGGGCCGGCACCTTTCGGTGCCGGCCCGCCTCAGTTTCGCTCCCGGTGGTCAGCCGGTAGGGGACCGGGTCAGCAAGCCCCCCACCGGCCCAGTTACCCCAACAGGCCGCCCACCAGGCCCGGCTGGCCGGAGGAGGATGAACCTCCGGTGCTGGAGCCGCCGTTGGAGCCGGTGCCGCCGCCGCTGGTGCCACCGGTGGACGTGGGTCCTGAGGTGGTGCTGGGGGCCTGGCCGGCCGGGGAGGACCGCTGGGGCTGGGTGCGGCCCGCGGTGCCCTGGGTCTGGCTGGGGGCGCCGCTGGTGGCCGTACCGGAGGAGGAGTGGGTCGCGCCCGGGGTCGTCGCGGCGCCCGACGGCTTGGCCGAAGTCGCGGGCCGGGACGGGGACTTGGACGCCCTGGGGCTGCTGCTGTGGCTCTTGGTCGGTTCGCCGGGGAGCGGGGCGCCCGGCAGTTCGTTGCGCGGGGCCTCGCCGGGGCCGGGGACGACCACGCGGCTGGAGTCGCGGACCGCGCCGCCGAGCAGGGAGCCCACCAGCAGCGTGAGGCCGATGGAGACGGCCGTGACGAGGGCGCCGCGGCGCAGGACGTAGCGGCGCAGCTCCCAGATGTCGACGCGGGGTCCGAGGCGGCGCCAGGCGCTGCCCGCGAGGCGGCCGTCGACCGAGTAGACGGGGGCGCCCGCGATGATCAGCGGGGACCACGCGGCGAGATAGATGATGTCGGGCGCGTCGTAGGCCGGGACCGTCTTCCAGCTGACCGTGACGATCAGTGCCGCCGAGAGCAGCGCGCCGAAGACCGCGGCGACCCGCTGCCACAGGCCGAGGATCGTCAGGACGCCCACGATGACCTGCGCGAAGGCGATGACGAGCCCGGAGCCGACGGGGTGCTGGAGCGCGAACTGCCGTAGCGGCTCGGCGACTTCCCACGGGTGGAGGGTGTTGAGCCACTTCACCATGGAGCCGCGCTTGCCGCCGTCGAAGTAGACGGGGTCGCACAGCTTGCCCATGCCGGCGTAGATGGAGATGAAGCCGAGGAAGATGCGCAGCGGGAGGAGGACGACCCCGAGGTTCATCCGGCGGCCGGGGTAATAGGCGTGCCGTACGGGCTCGTTGGGGTTGCGTCGGGTGCGGCGCTCGCGTTCCGTGCCGTCGAAGTCCTCGAACTCCCCGTCCCCGTAGGCGGGTTCGTCGTAGGCGCTGCCCACCGTCCGCATGGGCGGCAGGAGTCGGTTCTCGCCGGTGTCGTGGTCGCCGCCGCGCTGGGCGCCGACGACCGGGGTCTCGATGGTCCGCGCGGTCAGGTCGTCGTCGTAACCGCCGCTGTCGATACGGGGGATGACCTGCGTGGCTCCGGCGTCGCCGACCGGTTCGTCGCCGTGGCGGACGCCCGTGCCGCGCACGGCCTGGAGCAGCCGGTGGGCGCCGGTGTCGTCCGGGGCGGACTTGCCGCTCCAGACGACGGGCCGGCGGCGCGCGCCGGCGGCGGGGATCCGGCCGGGGGCCTCGGTGGCGCTCAGGTGCCGTGCGATCCGCGGCGACGGGGGGCGCGACGAGGCGCCCAACTGCACGCGGAAGCTCGCATGATTGACGATGATCTGCGCCGGATCGCTCGGCACCTTCACCATGCTCAGCGCGGGAGCGTCGTCGAAGCCCGACGGGCCGTCCCCCGTGGGTGTGCGGGGTGTTCTGGTGTCCACACTCATCTAACCGAGTGACGTGTGTTTAGGACACTGCTTTGACTCGCCGGAAGTGTCCGGACCGCGTCAAGCGTGTGCCCGGCGCCCAGATTGCCCCGAGTGGGGGACGGTGCCGAACGTCCGTTCAGGAGCGCTTGCGTGCCGCCTCGTAGAGCACAACTCCGGCCGCCACACCGGCGTTCAGGGACTCCGCGCCACCCGGCATCGGGATGCGGACCCTGAAGTCGCAGGTCTCGCCCACGAGTCGGGACAGGCCCTTGCCCTCGCTGCCGACGACGATGACCACCGGGCCTTCCAGCGCGGCGAGTTCACCGACCTCGTGCTCACCGTCGGCCGCGAGACCGACGATCGCGATACCCGCCTTCTTGTACGCCTCCAGCGCGCGCGTCAGGTTCGTCGCGCGGGCGACGGGCGTACGGGCGGCCGTACCGGCGGACGTCTTCCACGCACCGGCGGTCATGCCGGCCGCGCGCCGCTCGGGGACGAGCACGCCGTGGCCGCCGAACGCGGCGACGGAGCGGACGATCGCGCCGAGGTTGCGCGGGTCGGTGATCCCGTCGAGGGCGACGATCAGCGGGTCCTCGCCCTTGTCGTAGGCCGCGTTGGCGAGGTCCTCGGCGTGCGCGTACTCGTACGGCGGGACCTGGAGGACCATGCCCTGGTGGTTGAGGCCGTTGGTCATGCGGTCGAGCTCGGGGCGGGGGGCCTCCATGAGGTGGACGCCGCCGCGCTCGGCGACGAGCTGGAGCGCCTCGCGGACCCGCTCGTCGTTGTCGATGAACTGCTGGACGTAGAGCGTGACCGCCGGGACGCCCTCGCGCAGCGCCTCCACGACCGGGTTGCGGCCGACGACCATCTCGGAGGTGCCCTTGCCGCCGCGGCCGCGCGCGACCGGTGCCCGGCGCTGGACCTGCTTGGCCTGGGCGTTGGCGATGCGGTTCTTCTTGTGGCCCTTGCGCGCCTCGGCGGGCGGGGTGGGGCCCTTGCCTTCGAGGCCCCTGCGCCGCTGGCCGCCACTGCCGACCTGCGCGCCCTTCTTGCCGGACATGCGGCGGTTGTTGGCTGCCATGACCTACCTGTCTGTGTGATCCGTCGTGGAGTGCGGTGAATACGTACGTCTATGCAGTGTGCCGCCCGGGAGGCCGGGCGGCACAGTCGATCTTCGTTGACCGGGTGCGATCAAGGTGCGATCGGGGTTGTGATCG
The nucleotide sequence above comes from Streptomyces sp. N50. Encoded proteins:
- a CDS encoding ABC transporter ATP-binding protein, producing MATVSFDKATRIYPGSEKPAVDGLEIEIEDGEFLVLVGPSGCGKSTSLRMLAGLEDVNAGAIRIGDRDVTHLPPKDRDIAMVFQNYALYPHMTVADNMGFALKIAGVNKAEIRQKVEDAAKILDLTDYLGRKPKALSGGQRQRVAMGRAIVREPQVFLMDEPLSNLDAKLRVSTRTQIASLQRRLGITTVYVTHDQVEAMTMGDRVAVLKDGLLQQVDSPRNMYDRPKNLFVAGFIGSPAMNLIEVPITDGGVKFGNSVVPVNREALKAATDKGDRTVTVGVRPEHFDIDEHNGEAAKTLTKDTEDAPAGLAVSVNVVEELGADGYVYGSAKVDDNLTDLVVRVSGRSVPEKGATLHVVPRPGEIHVFSTSTGERLTD
- a CDS encoding nucleotidyltransferase family protein, with translation MTDPNATSRPTQAVILAGGQGSRLRPYTDDRPKPMVEIPGTGTPIIGHQLVWLAEEGVTDVVVSCGHLAEVLQDWLKSADLPVEVTTVVETEPLGRGGGLKYAAAHLPRPDSAWYATNGDIWTRFSLRDMADFHTERDAVATIALARPRIPWGAVQTDGFGRVTDFIESPPTQYAINAGVYVFSPEFAGLLPERGDHERTTFPHLARERRLAGFPIPQGAYWRAIDTAKDLREAAKELAALGR
- a CDS encoding DoxX family membrane protein, whose translation is MSVDTRTPRTPTGDGPSGFDDAPALSMVKVPSDPAQIIVNHASFRVQLGASSRPPSPRIARHLSATEAPGRIPAAGARRRPVVWSGKSAPDDTGAHRLLQAVRGTGVRHGDEPVGDAGATQVIPRIDSGGYDDDLTARTIETPVVGAQRGGDHDTGENRLLPPMRTVGSAYDEPAYGDGEFEDFDGTERERRTRRNPNEPVRHAYYPGRRMNLGVVLLPLRIFLGFISIYAGMGKLCDPVYFDGGKRGSMVKWLNTLHPWEVAEPLRQFALQHPVGSGLVIAFAQVIVGVLTILGLWQRVAAVFGALLSAALIVTVSWKTVPAYDAPDIIYLAAWSPLIIAGAPVYSVDGRLAGSAWRRLGPRVDIWELRRYVLRRGALVTAVSIGLTLLVGSLLGGAVRDSSRVVVPGPGEAPRNELPGAPLPGEPTKSHSSSPRASKSPSRPATSAKPSGAATTPGATHSSSGTATSGAPSQTQGTAGRTQPQRSSPAGQAPSTTSGPTSTGGTSGGGTGSNGGSSTGGSSSSGQPGLVGGLLG
- the rlmB gene encoding 23S rRNA (guanosine(2251)-2'-O)-methyltransferase RlmB, with translation MAANNRRMSGKKGAQVGSGGQRRRGLEGKGPTPPAEARKGHKKNRIANAQAKQVQRRAPVARGRGGKGTSEMVVGRNPVVEALREGVPAVTLYVQQFIDNDERVREALQLVAERGGVHLMEAPRPELDRMTNGLNHQGMVLQVPPYEYAHAEDLANAAYDKGEDPLIVALDGITDPRNLGAIVRSVAAFGGHGVLVPERRAAGMTAGAWKTSAGTAARTPVARATNLTRALEAYKKAGIAIVGLAADGEHEVGELAALEGPVVIVVGSEGKGLSRLVGETCDFRVRIPMPGGAESLNAGVAAGVVLYEAARKRS